ataggtacgtgaccaatgcctagTCATTCCGCATtggaagtatttattttcaacactttttgaactcttatcttgtggaacTTTTTCTTTGCGTTCattattttgtgtggttcttttgaaatttgaatgattagaatgatcaccacaaaataattattatttcttcaTCTGCCACGGTCACGACTTCAACCTCGatcatgattattattaaaattcacaacattcactttagggaatggtATCATCCCCGTTgatcgagattcatgatttttttcattaataactcgttattttgttcaatCACGAGAagcatgaaattagttcaaaatattgtttaaaatctttctctcgatattgctgccgcaggagcatattcgagatataaaatatataaaatatcttctctaacatataattttctctccgcataacaatagttttgaactgattttgaataatatagagttgtaatcacttactgatttgaaatcttgtagcatTATGTGCATttactcataacgagctttaggaaaaataactgtttttttttttttttttatcataactctctttcaaatttttccacaagatatggggatcttttattgtaagatactctatTTTCAATCCCCCGTGGAGAtgatgaaggaaaatcatagtttttgctttattctgactggatgtcgtatttccttatttaatagtctcgacaaataattattgtcatcaATATCAAGGgtaaaaaattctaattttgtaagatttgtcatggcaacactatcataaaatattatatttatattaaaaatttatagatattaaatatgcaaaataacgttgaatttattaattacaacgaagaaggaaaaaccgacataccttCAGGACCTACCTTTAGGGAGGAAAAGTATAGAAACTCTTGTTGATGACgtattgtgaatttgaggagcagaACGACACAAAACGAGAACACGAATacggagaaaatataatataataataatatataataaaataaataaNNNNNNNNNNNNNNNtagtatataaataaataaaataaataaataaataaagtaaataaaataacaaaaattgaatttctccactttctccgaTCTTTAGATTCGTTACTATTACAATTTTTgctgtaaaaattaaattagacgAAATTTCTACAGCATCCAGTTTGGTTCCTTACCTTAGATTAGAAACTTAAATCCAGTTCTTGAATGTGAGGTATTTATTTGTTCACCATTCACCATGTTACGAATTTACGATGCTGATtaatctaatgccaaagtttgaagttcttacaataatttatgtttaatttgaaaatgttaatTTCACTTGTAGTTCGGCCGAGGTACGTATTTTCTGTTCTCACATTTCTTGGTTGCtaattatatttcatttaaaatagaAATCGAATAGAAAATTATCATTGACCcatgattattttttaatagaattattattttatgttcatCTGGAGTACCCATTTTGGAATTATTATTGTGGTTCTCCTCCCTGCTATTTTATTGTTCTACTGCCTCtttaaatttagtccataaTTCCAGCACTTCGTTTCAAAAACAAGATTGGCCATGAAATTTAAATACCATTCAATCTCTTCATGGTGTAACTATTGGATTTGAAATTGGAAGAAGGAGCTACTTTGGTTAAAGTCATCTTCAGTACGTTGTTATAAGGtctttgtttaaatatttactaTCACAATTATAATTGGTAAATTGAACTTAACGAGAAATATAGGTACCTATTGCAGCCGTTATTGAAGCTGATTCCAGCGTTTGTTAAAACTGCTATAATAGACCTTTTCAACATAGCTTTTGTCAGCAGTTTGTTAACCACTGGGAAATACCTCCCAACAGTTTAAAATTGTCGTCATAGCACATAAAAACTGCTGCAAGAGACCCTAACTCTTATAGTGTTTGGTCTATCATGATATATAATCTTcacgtgaaaaaaaaaatgaaaatttatgtcAAAAGAGGCATGTTTTTCTAAAACTAACATCGTAGAGATTTTCTTTCATCACTTATATAATATCAACTGACATCTAAAACCTAAATTATTGTATTGATTGCACCAATATACAATAATTAtactttaaatatatttttatagatTCTTACCAATGAATGTGACGCACTTCAACCACAAGACTCAATAAACACTATTGTATGTGAGTAATTGTATAGAAACTAGAAAATTTTGAGGAACAATTCTAGTCCATTAATCCACTCCAAaatatatcttaaaaaaaaatggaaaaaaaagtaatttatcACATACTAAATTATGATTCGAAATTGAAGTGCTACACCAAGTTTTATTTCCCCTACTAAAAACCCTTTACATCAAATTTAAAGAGCTCAAACTAAGCGATGCATAACACAAACATAGGCAAGTAAATAATATTCAAGCCTTGGCAATGGCGACGCTAATGATGTACTGAATCTCCTCCACCACTTCTTTCATAGAAGGCCGATTCTGCCTTCTCTGTTCCAAGCACCCCACAGCAAGAAACCCCAAAGCCTTCATCGTATCAACCTCCACATCACTGGCTCCCTTCTTCAGTCTCGGATCAATGGCATCCACCAATCTCTCTTCTTCCACCAGTCGCTGCACGTAAACCGCCAAGTTGACATCGTCCGCCTCCCGACCGAAGTCTATGGCCTTCTGCGATGTCAACAGCTCAAGCAGAACGACTCCAAAGCTGTACACATCGCTCTTGTCAGTCAGTTGGTAGTTTCGATAGTACTCGGGGTCGAGGTAGCCTAGAGTTCCCTGGGCGCAAGTTGAGATATGGCTTAGATCGGTTTCCGCTAATCGGGAGAGACCGAAATCCGAAACTTTTGGGATTAGCTTGTGATCTAGTAGGATGTTGCTGGATTTTACGTCTCGGTGGTAAATGGGTGGAACTGCTGAGAAATGAAGGTATGCTAGTCCTTCTGCTGTGCCTTGCGCGATTCGGAGCCGTTCCTCCCATGATAATGCCTTTGTGTTGTTCGTACCTATACATACAAATACATATCAATAATTTAGGATTCAATTTTGTgaggttaattttttttgttcaacTTTACCACCTAAACTTAATTCTCAGATTATATTATTATCTACTACttcaattcattttaaaaacaataataaatatttcGAAGGAGATTTattggacacaaaattgaaagttaaccttaatattttttttaaaatatatatatatatatatatatttgtctctagtaacaatttagtccttgaactttagTTGACCAACatttagttcctaaactttaataaataatagtTTAGCCCTTATATTTTAATAAGTAACAACTTAGTTCTTATAATTGAAAATTGTAGcaatttaatctctatcatGACAAATCTCTTCAAAATTAAGTGTTGATTTTTATTATGttaagatttaatttttataattatatataaagaaatcGATTATTCATCAACTTATTGGTCTATATGTCatgcaaaaaaaatttcattaaattctaaatcattacaaatagtaaactataaagattaaattattacttattaaagttcaatgactaagaccccgtttggtaatcatttggtttttttttttagttttgaaaattaagtatatttcatccacatttcttataatgatttacatctttttaaaatacaatagttgaatttttagccaaatttcaaaaataaaaataatttttgaaagttacttttttaagttctcaaaattttgcttgattttttaaaccattagtgaaaagtataacaaaagaagaaatttagaagtgaaggtagtgtccataggcttaattttaaaaaaacaaaatagttatcaaacggggTTTCAATTGTTACAAGtttgaaagtatatggactaaaccattatcaattaaagatcaaggacaaaattattaatattttcataaaagtttatggatcaaaagtattttttaacattaatttttatttaatatataaaatagttttttaaaaaatgaatatatcaAAAGACTTGATCAGATACAAACTTGAAAGTTCATGACATATTATTGAACATATAATTGAAAGCTAGAGGAATATAAGGAGTAAAGAGTGACATAGTAAGGAGTAAGAAGTTATAAAGTCTAGGGAGACGGGAACTCCCGAGACTCATAGTATAAAGAGTTGAcaagatataaaattaatattttttagtagTGAGACCCGCCAACTCCTTGGACCAAACAAGGAGTGGAGTTCACAACTTCTACTTCACAACTCCTTCGGCCAAACACACCCGGGGCAAAGAGTAGAATAGTGAACTCCAAAGGTGTGTTTGATGGCAACGACTATCTTAAGACTATAATAATCGTCTCTTgttatagtaaatattattttgtattctctatagttaacactatttcaaaatcccaacagtttttactattttaccttcatcattttctttattctttgcTATAATAtgttttctatttctttcttaaactaaaatagtctacacctcaaacacatactattataatctaaactaaaataattaatatctcaaatacaaactattataacccaattaTAATAACTTAGAACTATAATAACAAATCCTTTGTCCCAAACACGCTAAAGCCGTTGTGAAGTCTAGATAGTTGTGAACTCTTTGAGTCTAGAGTTAGTGGTGAGACCCATAAATTCTCTAGGCCAAATAAGAGGTTTACGATTACTACTTTCCAACTCCTACTTCTATACTCATTGGGtgtcaatttgaaaagttttatgtattttcttactaattttttttaccatgatttttatattttctaactAAACTTGTGTGTTCTTAgttaaatttccaaaataaaaacaattgtttttttttaaaaagtccaAATCAGAGTAGTGTgtataaacaattaattttaaaaaatcatacgGTTAATAAAGCTggtattgaaatttaaaagtgtATAGTACCTTGTAAATGGTCGAGAAGAGTGCCGTTGGGGATATATTCGTACACCAAAATTGGCTGCTCTAGTTCGACGCAGCAGCCAAGAAGCCGGACAAGACTCCGGTGGTTAACTTGGCAGAGGATTCGGACCTCATTCAAGACTTGGTCGGTGCCCTTCGCGTTTCCGAGCTTGGCACATTTCACGGCCACAGTGGTTCCGTCCCCGAGAATGCCTTTATAGACCTCGCCATAGCCGCCGGCACCCAGAAGACGGTCGGCGGAGAAGTTGTGGGTGGCTCTCTTGATCTCTTTGCCGGTGAAGATCTTTGCCGCTCTTCCGCCTCCGCCGTTGGAATTCAGAATGGCTTCACGCTCCTTTGTTAAACGATCTTGAGCTTCTTTTGCTCTTCTACGCCGATTGTACACTAGCATCGCTATTGTTGAGACGATCACCGCCGCGCCCACGCCGGATACGATGCCTATACACATTAGTTTTTTCCTTAATTAGTAACGTTgggttataaatatatgttaaaataccattttgaatACTATACTATTTAATTTTAGAGGAATCATTTAACTAAGATTCTTTTAAAAGTACTTATATaagtataataattattttattatttaaaaattgtgtTTCCAAAAggcaaaaataaaaacattcagtataaaataagtttaaggaagaaatttagataTTGTTGAGAATTCATTTCAATGGGTAGTAGATATATAGCATAAATGAACTTGCCTTCTTACtagcaaatacatttttttcttattaattatggattaaattatagttttaatatttgaacgtTTGGTTCACTCAACGTTAAAACATTAAAGACCCTTTTAAATGTAGTTTTCAATCATCgccattaatatttttatagttAATTTAAAAATCATTACTAACAATTTATATGTATACTAAACCACATATATTTCTACTTAGTTCATAAACTACCTAAGCATGAAATGtcaacttttgattttgatttaaatacATCAATCACTTAAATGTTCATATTACCATGATGATTAGTCACGTAACTCAAAACAAATAAGGTGTCAATAAGATACACTAAGGAAGAATGAactagaaaaataaattgaaaatgtaCGTTTGTCCAATTGATTTCCTATTTTACCCTTACCCCTACCCTTTATTTCTGTTCATTAATAGGCAAATTCCAATTTACACCACTAAATTTTAGGGgtggtatcaatttaaatcctgaattttaaaagttgtatcaatttaaacctcaaactaataattgtgtcaatttaaaccctaaacttttataattatatcaatatctttctttagatttagtttgaaaaatataagacaaaatattttatttatttcaattaaacttATGTAAGTTTAgagttttaattgataaaattacaaGTCTTTTACTATGTTTATCCATATGAAACATAacgaatgatttaaattgatacaactcttaAAGTTTATGgttgaaattgataaaattattaatttgaaatttaaagtgATACAATCCACGAAGTTTAAGGTtaaaatgatataattattgGTTTAGGattgaaaatttagaggtataaattaatattagatTTTAATATGAAAACAAGAATTTAATCATAATTTGTAATTTGCTAGTTTCTTGaattttgaaaggaaaaaaagagagagagattattACCAGCTATCAGTGCAGTTCGGTGCTTATTACAACCATCAGGATCATGACACGTATCTGCGATAAAAAACAAATCAACCACGATCAATCCACCTCTAATTTTGCCTACGTGGCAAACGgagagaaaaagtaaaaaactcACTTTGAGAGCAGATTCCAGCAACGGGGTCCCACACAAACCCAGAATTACAAATACAGCGTTTTAACGTCGTTCCATTGCCGTCAGCACCACAAACCGCGTTCCCATCACAATCGGCCTGGTTATTACAAACCGGCTCACTCGGCAAAAGCCACTGCAGCTCTAAACCGGGTTCAGGCCACTGAACCACTCCCAAACTCGGGTCCAAATTCACAAAACTCGTGTACGCGCTACATCCCGATTCCCTCACCCGAATCATGTACGAATTCGACGACCCACCCGCCCGAAACGTACAGCACAGCGGCGGCGCCTCGCACGCCGCCGCCCCTCTCGACCCATTGATGTACGAATGGCACAGACTCGTCGACGAGCAGTTCAACGGCGAGCGTAGGAGCGAATCCGTACAATTGAAGTAGAGGATCGTGTTCCCGCTCGTCACGTTGAAGGGTAAACTACTGTTCAATTGGATCCCGTCGTAGGCGATATCCGCTGTCACGCACGTGTTGGGGACGAAATTTGAGGGCTGAATCACCAGTCGTTGGATCGACGGGTTGATTGAGATGATCGGGTACGTGTTGTTAAGCGTATCGAATTTCAGTAAGCCTGCGTCGCACCGGATCTTGTACGATTGGTCCCCACAGGTGGGGCTCGTACTCAGAGGATAAGGGACGACAGCGCCACCGCAGTCCGGACATCGGGTGACGGAGGTTGCGATTTCGGCGGTGGCGAGTAGCGCCGCCGTGAAGAGGAGTAGCCGTTTCGAAATGGATGCCATTGATATTTTGATGGGAAGCTGAAACTGGTGGTGGGTTTTGTTATTTCAATCGGTGAGTTGAAACTTGAAATAAAtggaaaatatattatatttatttttctttgaagtATGAAGAATGGTGGAAGTCAAACTTAGCGACATGTGCGTAATTAAAAACTTGTTTGAGCTGTTTTTTTCGAAGAAATTTGTGTCAATTTCGCAATTTAAAATGTTGACCTTATACCTCTTTTCTGAATTTTAAACATCCGAATGTACCAAGGGGAAGCGATAATTAGAAAAGAAAGCGAAAATGGATTTTTAAACTTGTgttaccaatttttttttgggtaaactataaactaatttttAGTGGAAAATAAAGTATTAGACTCGAACATTTTTACCTTCATACTTCTttggtttctaaaatttagtttttagtttttgaatttttaaaaatgattctaCTCACTCTGTGTAGTTGGCTGTTTATTAATTGCCTACACCCAACTTACGGATGGTTAAATGTACAATCGTATGACACTTTTGACTTTCCTTTCTAAAAACCACCAAAACCCTATCATTTTGGTTTTCACAAAAATATCTGTTTCAAAAGATTAATTAACTTTGGcccaaattgatttaaattggggttaaatactattttagttcttcatttaaacttttgtattttgttctatatttttaattttgacacATTTTGGTTTCtctactttcaaaatgtttattttggtcattgtactttcaattttgatttattttagtctttaaacttcCAAAAAATATCCATTTTGATCCTTTAGAAATGAAGTAAAAATGAAAGTGAGGGGACCATAATGGTTAGTTTTTGAAAAGACAAGGACCAAAATGCATATTTTGAAAATACAGGAACTAAAATAAACCAAAGTTAAAAGtatgatgactaaaattaatattttaaaatataaatatcaaaatgaaccaaaacaaGAAATACAAGTCCATACTagtatttaaacatttaaatttagtgACTACTCTATCCATCAAAACGAGCTGGTTACTATTTTGTAggcttttatatatatatatatatagataacgGTTATTTTGTAATTGTTGGTGTAGTATGAACAATGTCAATTAGAAGATGGAATGGACAAAATttaatggtaaaattgttgattttatatttaatttgtaagattatttttaaatatagaaaaatgaaccaaaatatttataaataaaataaaattttactgtATATCTATCTCTGTGTCATGTTATGATAGACACACTTAATAGTCTACTGTGATCTATCGCatatagactgtgatattttattaatatttgtaaatattttcaacaatttagttatttaaaatcatttccaTAATCTTTACTTGTTTCTTTCTAACTTTTTAAACCTAGATTttacaattaaaaaagaaaaacttttaatcaaatttctttaaaaatgtaATTGAAAAAGTACTTCTATTATTCCTTTTTAACTATAAACATTTGGTTGGgttttgaaaacataaacttaatttttaaaatcaaataataagaaaaataataataaatagtcaTCAAAGGAATGTTATTGGTTACACAAGAATCTCAGTGAgagttttattaaatataattacatcACTTAATATTCCAccaatatatattaataaaatatataataaaaataaacttagTTCAACAGTAATTAATATGGCTTTCTTTATGGCTTTCTTTCTTATAAGTTAAAAGGTCTGATTCCATtttcataattattatataaaaaaaaatatatatgatgaaaatattgatttatCATGAGataaatttaaagtataattCCAAGGGGAAATTAATAATGTTGGATTGTTTTCCTATCTAATAGTTTATATTGTCAATATTGGGATCTTTCAGTTGAGTAAACCAATTCATTTGGGTGATGATCGATGTGATGGATAATCTCACTTCAACAATAATCAATTTGGCttaattagaaaattagtgTGTTTAGTTGACTAAAATGatattgggtcaaaattattgaATATGCCAACTGTATAGCATTTCACTTATTGAATTATGATATATATGACGTCGACATTTCAAACATTATGCAAAAGATAACAGCAACAAGAGATTGATTGTGCATATCTTAGAGttagacattattattattattactattattatatatatctaAAATACATTTGGAATGtgaaaaattgacaaaaataaaacaatataaagtCTTCGTTTGCAAATTTACCTATTTAGTCAAACCCTAAATTCCGCGTCCATTGTATTTATTTAACCAGCGTTATTCTTACCAACCCATGGGCTTGTTCCATGATTATCTTCctttgtatgtatgtatatattattccaaattttaaatatatttttcaaaatccgCATTATTCAACTATCATAATATTTgtactataaattttatttatatatattctcAATGTCAAATTTtggttatattatta
This genomic window from Benincasa hispida cultivar B227 chromosome 4, ASM972705v1, whole genome shotgun sequence contains:
- the LOC120075126 gene encoding wall-associated receptor kinase-like 20, with the protein product MASISKRLLLFTAALLATAEIATSVTRCPDCGGAVVPYPLSTSPTCGDQSYKIRCDAGLLKFDTLNNTYPIISINPSIQRLVIQPSNFVPNTCVTADIAYDGIQLNSSLPFNVTSGNTILYFNCTDSLLRSPLNCSSTSLCHSYINGSRGAAACEAPPLCCTFRAGGSSNSYMIRVRESGCSAYTSFVNLDPSLGVVQWPEPGLELQWLLPSEPVCNNQADCDGNAVCGADGNGTTLKRCICNSGFVWDPVAGICSQNTCHDPDGCNKHRTALIAGIVSGVGAAVIVSTIAMLVYNRRRRAKEAQDRLTKEREAILNSNGGGGRAAKIFTGKEIKRATHNFSADRLLGAGGYGEVYKGILGDGTTVAVKCAKLGNAKGTDQVLNEVRILCQVNHRSLVRLLGCCVELEQPILVYEYIPNGTLLDHLQGTNNTKALSWEERLRIAQGTAEGLAYLHFSAVPPIYHRDVKSSNILLDHKLIPKVSDFGLSRLAETDLSHISTCAQGTLGYLDPEYYRNYQLTDKSDVYSFGVVLLELLTSQKAIDFGREADDVNLAVYVQRLVEEERLVDAIDPRLKKGASDVEVDTMKALGFLAVGCLEQRRQNRPSMKEVVEEIQYIISVAIAKA